TGGAGAATGTACTGCTTGCCTCTGAGCTGGTGAAAGGATATCATAAAGAAAACATCTCCCCTAGGTGTGTTATGAATATAGACATATCGAAAGCATTCGATTCAGTGCAGTGGGAGTTTGTATTGAAAAGCTTGAGGACTTGGGGGTTTCCGGAGAAGTTTATACATTGGATAAAGTTGTGTATTACGAGCCCTTGGTTCTCGGTACAGGTTAATGGGGATCTTGCAGGCTACTTTCAAAGCTCCAGAGGTCTTCGTCAGGGTTGTTCATTATCCCCTTACCTTTTCGTGATGTGTATGAATGTCCTATCACTGAAGATTGATAGAGCAGTGGCAGATAAGAAATTCGCGCTTCATCCAGGTTGCAAAAGTCTGGCTCTTACACATTTGTGTTTTGCGGATGATCTTATGGTGTTTGTGGAAGGTTCGAAGCAATCTATTGAGGGAGCTCTGTCAGTGTTTAAAGACTTTGAAAGTTGGTCAGGTTTGAGTATTAGCTTGGAGAAATCAACAATATACATGGCGGGAGTAAAAGAGGCTGAGAAAAGAAGTGTACTGACCAATTTCCCCTTTGCTGTTGGTGAGCTACCAGTGAGATACTTGGGTCTCCCTCTTATGACCCAAGTTATGCGGAAGCAAGACTATCTACCTCTAATGGAGAAAATCAGAGGCAAAATCAGTTCTTGGACCTGTCGGTTTCTATCCTATGCAGGCAGATTACAATTGATCAATTCTGTTCGTATGAGCATTGCTAATTTTGGTCTGCTGTATTTCGGCTTCCTGGCGCTTGTATTAAAGAGGTGGAGCAAATCTGTGCTGCATTTCTCTGGTCTGGTCCAAGTCTCAAAACAACGAGTGCCAAAGTGGCGTGGAGAGATATTTGTAGTCTGAAGTGTGAGGGTGGATTGGGTATCAGAGATTTAAAGGAAGTAAACAAGGTGTATGGTCTTAAGCTAATTTGGAGAATGCTTACGAGTGAATCACTGTGGGGTAAGTGGATTGAAGCAAATTTACTGAAAGGAAAAAAGCTTTTGGGAACTAAGCTCGAAAATGGTGAATGGATCTTGGATGTGgcataaaatgttaaaaatgagAACTGAAGCGAAGctgttttataaaaaagagTTGGGTAATGGCAGACATGTCTCTTTCTGGTATGATACATGGTCGGTGAGGGGTGCTATCTTTGATATTTTGGGTCTTAGAGGAATCATTGACTTGGGGGTCAGGAGGAATGCAACCCTGGAGGAAGCTGTTTTAAGTGtcagaaggaggaggaggcatcgtaCTGACTTGTTGAATGATATCGAAAGGGAGTTAAATATTATTGCTAGTAAATTGGATCCTGAGAAGGAAGATATAAATGTTTGGAAAGGCAAATCAAGGTACAAACAGAGGTTTTCATCACGAGAGACGTGGATCATTTTAAGGGAAAGAAAACCGCATTGTGCATGGTCATGTGGTATTTGGTTTCCTCAAGCTACTCCAAAATTTGCTTTCATGGCATGGCTAGCGATAAAGAATAGATTGTCTACTATGGACAGAGTGGCTATATGGAGTCAGGGGGTAGACACAAGTTGTGTTTAGTGTAAAAAAGCTACTGAAACGAGAAGCCATTTATTCTTCGAGTGTGATTACTCTTCTCAGTTATGGGAGTATGTTGCTAAAGGTATTCTGGGATCTGCTTATACTAAAGATTGGTCTGAGATACTGGTGATTATATCGGATGAGAAAAGGGAGAAGATGAGTAGATATTGCATAAGATATGCATTCCAGGCGGCGCTATATGCTGTGTGGAGAGAGCGTAACAAGTTAATGCATGGAGAGAAGCTGTTGCCTCTTCCAACTATAAAAACACAGGCTGAGAAAGGAATTAGAAACAAGATCTCTTTGTTGAGAAGGGATAGGGTGAAGGGCATGGAGCAACTGATGCAATTTTGGTTTCTTACTAGAATGTAAATAGGAAGCTAATATGTAAGAAGGGGAGGGTAGTTGATCTTGAGTTTTCTTTATAGAAACAGAGGATGCACTTGATGTATACAGACTTTTTTGAATGAGTTTAacattaattcaaaaaaaaaaaaaaaaaaatttaatgaaatcGATGATTCTTTTAGCTAGAATCGTTGGATTTTTTTCTCGGGATATTAGTTTTGTTGGTTATTCTCTCTAGACCATCTTATGTTGAATAATATAATCGATTTtcgttgtaaatatatatttcatttacaaaaaaaaaaaaaaaaaaacactaaacattgaGAGAATTAGTGCCGCCATGataattcaaataaataaataaaaactccGCACATGTATGTTCTCACAGCACCGACGACGACGAGCTCATGGACTTTGCATGCCGTCCTCTTTCTACTTTTCGCGTCTCGTAGACCGTTCGCTGCTCTCAAAATGTCCGACTTTAGCCAGAATCGTCCATGCCCAACTCGTGAAAGTTGGATTGATAGACAATACTTTCTGGGGAAATCGCTGTCTTCAGCTCTACTTCAAATCCAGCTCCGTCATCGATGCTTTGCAATTGTTTGAGGCTATCCCCGAAAAGAACAACATATCATGGAACGTCTGCTTAAAGGGTTTGTTAAAAAACGATTATCTCAATCACGCACTCTACCTGTTCGAGGAAATGCCTGAACGGGATGCTGTTAGCTGGAACACAATGATATCAGGGTTTGCTTCTTGTGGGTATCCGAGAAATGCGATGAGGACATTCTTGGATATGCAGAGATATGTTATTAGGCCAACGGAGTTCACGTTTTCCACTCTAGCTACACTGGTTACTTGTCTACGCCATGGGGAACAAATTCATGGTAATGTTATTTGCAGCGGTGGAAGTTTGTCCAGTCCGGTGGTGTGGAATTCTCTTATGGATATGTATAGAAGGCTAGGAGTTTTTGATTATGCTTTATCCGTGTTTTTAACAATGGAGGGTAGAGATGTTATCTCGTGGAACTCTTTGATCTTGTGTTGTTCTGATTCTGGAAACAAAGAAGTAGCTTTGGATCAGTTTCGAGTAATGAGAGAAATGGGGTATCAACCTGACGAATACACATTCTCGACAGTTGTATCTATTTGCTCGGATTTACAAGACTTGTGCAAGGGTGAGCAGGCTCTAGCTCTTTGCATCAAGATGGGGTCTCTTTCTAACGCCGTTGTTTCAGGAGCTGCGATTGACATGTTTTCCAAATGCAACAGATTGGAGTATGCGGTTAAGCTTTTTCGACAGTTGGAGAAATGGGACTCGGTGTTGTGCAACTCTTTGATTGCTAGCTATTCGTGGCATGGTTTTGGAGAAGAGGCTCTTAAGCTTTTTATTCTCGCTATGAGGCAGAGAGTTCAGCCGGATAAGTTCACTTTCAGTAGCGTTTTGAGCTCACTGAATGTCGTGATGGTAGATCACGGAGCTCAAGTTCATTCTTTGGCTGTCAAGTTAGGGTTTGATCTGGACACACCTGTGGCAACCTCACTCATGGAGATGTACTTCAAAACCGGGTTGGTTGATTCAGCAATGCGAGTGTTTGTAACAACTGATGAGAAAGATTTGTTATTTTGGAACACAGTGATAATGGGTTTGGCAAGAAACAGCAGAGCAGATGAGTCCCTTGCCATTTTCCGTCAATTGTTGATCCACCGAGGTCTGAAACCGGACAAAGTGACTTTAATGGGTGTCTTGGTAGCTTGTTGTTATGCTAACTTTGTTAACCAAGGGATTCAGATATTCTCTTCGATGAAAAAGGTTCATGGAGTTGATCCCGAGAATGAGCATTACGCCTGTATAGTTGATTTGCTGTGCAGGGTTGGTATGATCAATGAAGCAAATGACATTGCTGAGAAGATGCCTTTTGAACCAAGCTCTCATATTTGGGAACCTATTCTCTATGCATCCATTGATATTGGAGACACAAGACTCGCTGAGAGAGTAGCAGAAAGAATGTTAGAATCTGAACCAAAGTCATCGTTTCCTTATCTTGTTCTCATTAAGTTATACGAGATGACTTGGCGCTGGGAGAACTCGGTGAGAATAAGATACGCCCTGGATAAACAAAAGCTGAAATGCGCTCAGGGATCAAGCAAGATCGGTATAAAGCACAGTGTATACTGCTTTGAGGCTAACCAGTTGCAGATTCATGGAGGTCATGATACTTGGGCAACCTTGGAATTACTGTCTTGGGACTCTGATGATCAGAGGTCTGCAGAACAGTTTGTCTAACATGATTACTCACTATTATTAGTGAGTGTTTTTTTCATATACTTTTAACCTTAGGATGTTCCAATTAATGGTGGAGCTCGTCTAATTTTCAATACCTCATTCTGTTAACAGTTAGGGTATTTATAAGATTATGGTCAGTTTTGGTTTGGCTCTAtgggtttttggtttagttCTCATAAAAGTATTGGAAATCAACTAATACCCCCAAAAAATTGTATTTGGTTCAGGTTTTTTGGCAATTCCGATCAATTCACTAAAATATCAGATGATTCGGTTTATTCAAGATAAACATTGAAGGGGGTGTattcaatctaaaatttaaagtgatttgttttttaatgaggttttagatgatttcacTTAATTGCggaaattaaaatgatttttttgttaaaccacCCTAGAATATCACCAAAAACCATgagatttgaatttaaaatttttaaataaaaaaattcacccAAACATTCTAAAATcacttgaaaactttaaaactccacaaattaaaatattttcaataatacTGGATTTGAGAATAGTTTataaaatgtcaaatttaataacactaaattttaaatgaaattttaaaatttatttttgaataatattggATTTGTCATTTTGTTGCAAATCACCTAAAACTTAATATACACACCCCTTTGGAAGGGTATATTCAATTGGAAGTTTGATTTGTtggtaataatatatatttatgagtaATTTGGAACATATTgggtaattttaatttttggtaataatatatatttatcagtAATTTGGAACAAACTTCCAAATGAGTAATTTGAAACATATTGGgtaatttgaatttttggtaatcccttatatattatttgagaagcattgcaacatttttttgtagccacatgtcatcattagaatgattcttagaatccttagagaaatatgttggtcaatctaaatatataataagctttttataaaccacaataaatacattattaatgtgcttcattatttccttaaataagattacggaattgcctaatgtggctaaagtatatataacaattaatgattttgaataataaagatttgataaaaataagtgtgtattataattatatttgtttcattttaagctattaaaataaattaaacaatcatagtaaccatataataaaaattaaaaaaattatttatatattccctccgttcctaaaagatagactttttagtattttcacacatattaagaaacacacattaaactaccataataaatgtatcgttttctgtaattttatatttttaataacttttaaccaataataattcaataaagacaattaatttttttgaagtttacaattttttcatagaaaacacaaaaatacatctttctgaaacaaacgtttttttttagaaagtctGTCATTAaggaacggagagagtattatattttgaatttttaaaaacgagtataaattactaaaactgttaaaagtttcacattcaaattttgtgatctatgatttaaaacttttgttatgacatgatacaaataattaaaaaataatataagttgaaagtctcatttaataagtatcaaaaataaaagatatataaatatatgtatcattttaaattaaactatatgccatataaaaatacataaatatcttaattttgaaatttattttgaacatttttttgattgaaattttgaaaaatattgacaacttaagtttttaaaatattataaattatttaaaccattaatctcacagtgaaaattttgttatcactaattagcctttttgctataacagatataaatgataaaaaaaaatatgagcaaaaagcatcatctaataaatattaatattaaa
Above is a window of Brassica napus cultivar Da-Ae chromosome A10, Da-Ae, whole genome shotgun sequence DNA encoding:
- the LOC106414149 gene encoding pentatricopeptide repeat-containing protein At1g43980, mitochondrial, which translates into the protein MFSQHRRRRAHGLCMPSSFYFSRLVDRSLLSKCPTLARIVHAQLVKVGLIDNTFWGNRCLQLYFKSSSVIDALQLFEAIPEKNNISWNVCLKGLLKNDYLNHALYLFEEMPERDAVSWNTMISGFASCGYPRNAMRTFLDMQRYVIRPTEFTFSTLATLVTCLRHGEQIHGNVICSGGSLSSPVVWNSLMDMYRRLGVFDYALSVFLTMEGRDVISWNSLILCCSDSGNKEVALDQFRVMREMGYQPDEYTFSTVVSICSDLQDLCKGEQALALCIKMGSLSNAVVSGAAIDMFSKCNRLEYAVKLFRQLEKWDSVLCNSLIASYSWHGFGEEALKLFILAMRQRVQPDKFTFSSVLSSLNVVMVDHGAQVHSLAVKLGFDLDTPVATSLMEMYFKTGLVDSAMRVFVTTDEKDLLFWNTVIMGLARNSRADESLAIFRQLLIHRGLKPDKVTLMGVLVACCYANFVNQGIQIFSSMKKVHGVDPENEHYACIVDLLCRVGMINEANDIAEKMPFEPSSHIWEPILYASIDIGDTRLAERVAERMLESEPKSSFPYLVLIKLYEMTWRWENSVRIRYALDKQKLKCAQGSSKIGIKHSVYCFEANQLQIHGGHDTWATLELLSWDSDDQRSAEQFV